Proteins encoded together in one Polaribacter reichenbachii window:
- a CDS encoding TRAP transporter large permease produces the protein MSIEVISIIVLFASFFTLLLMKVPVAYSIGISTTLSLLLNIDKMPGLTTIAQRMTTGIDSFALLAIPFFVLAGEIMKQGGIANRLINFAKSLVASLPGGLAYVNVLASMLFGAISGSAVAAASAIGSIMTDRMEKEGYPRALSASVNITSSTTGLLIPPSNILIVYALASGGTASVAALFIAGYLPGILLGFAIMGYIAFIAISKGYSKGKRSTLKEVWTYFRKAFFSLLLLVVVVGGIVAGIFTATEASVIAVLYAAILSLIYGDMKVKDFPSILLTSGKTTSVVMFLICTSMAMSWLFSFEGIPEMISTFLLESLNNKFAIFLAINIILLIIGTFMDMTPAVLIFTPIFLPVVTTLGMHPVHFGIVIVLNLCIGICTPPVGTLLFVGSGVANVSVTKVIKSLLPFLAIMIAVLMLISFIPEISMFLPNLFEL, from the coding sequence ATGAGTATAGAGGTTATAAGTATTATCGTTTTATTTGCAAGTTTCTTTACTCTATTGTTAATGAAAGTGCCTGTTGCATATAGCATAGGTATATCAACAACCTTAAGTTTATTATTGAATATTGATAAAATGCCTGGTTTAACCACCATTGCACAACGTATGACAACTGGTATAGATAGTTTTGCTCTATTAGCAATTCCGTTTTTTGTCTTAGCTGGTGAAATTATGAAGCAAGGAGGAATTGCAAACAGACTAATTAATTTTGCAAAATCTTTAGTTGCAAGTTTACCTGGAGGATTAGCTTATGTAAACGTATTGGCTTCTATGTTATTTGGTGCCATTTCTGGTTCTGCTGTTGCTGCAGCTTCTGCAATTGGCTCTATTATGACAGACAGAATGGAAAAAGAAGGTTACCCAAGAGCGCTAAGTGCCTCTGTAAATATTACTTCTTCTACTACAGGTTTATTAATTCCGCCAAGTAATATTTTAATTGTTTATGCATTAGCTAGTGGTGGTACTGCTTCTGTTGCTGCTTTATTTATTGCTGGTTATTTACCCGGAATTTTACTTGGTTTTGCTATTATGGGTTACATTGCATTTATTGCAATTAGCAAAGGATATTCAAAAGGAAAACGATCTACTTTAAAAGAAGTATGGACCTATTTTAGAAAAGCATTTTTTAGCTTATTACTATTAGTTGTTGTAGTTGGTGGTATTGTAGCAGGTATTTTTACAGCAACAGAAGCCTCTGTAATTGCAGTTTTATATGCTGCAATTTTGTCTTTAATATATGGTGATATGAAAGTTAAAGACTTTCCAAGTATATTATTAACAAGTGGAAAAACAACTTCTGTTGTAATGTTTTTAATATGCACATCTATGGCGATGTCTTGGTTGTTCTCTTTCGAGGGAATACCAGAAATGATAAGTACATTTTTATTAGAATCTTTAAACAATAAATTTGCCATCTTTTTAGCAATTAATATTATTTTACTAATAATTGGTACTTTTATGGATATGACACCTGCTGTATTAATATTTACTCCAATTTTTTTACCAGTTGTAACTACTTTGGGTATGCATCCAGTACATTTTGGAATTGTAATAGTTCTAAATTTATGTATCGGAATTTGTACACCACCAGTAGGAACTTTACTCTTTGTAGGTAGTGGTGTTGCCAATGTTTCTGTAACAAAGGTTATAAAATCTTTATTGCCTTTTTTAGCAATTATGATAGCTGTGCTTATGCTAATTAGTTTTATTCCAGAAATCTCTATGTTTTTACCAAATTTATTTGAATTATAA
- a CDS encoding MFS transporter: MDKTKKIANYRYRILALLMFATTINYFDRSIIGVIAPTLEKMFGWTNSDYANIMISFKVAYALGMLSMGGLIDRLGTKKGYTLSIAIWSFFGMLHALVRPGFSIIGFAAARFGLGFGEAGNFPAAIKTTAEWFPKKDRAFATGLFNAATSIGAISAPFVIGWIVHENGKNWQIPFLITGVLSTIWIFLWLKMYKKPQVHPKVTKEELAYIQSDSVVENEDKLPWKSVLKKRQTWAFGLAKVTDAVWWFYLFWGAKFLADTFDVNIKNIALPFFVIYLLADGGSIFGGYLSGALMHRGWTVNKARKVTLLICALIILPVSFVAITDNKWIAVFLIGLGAAGHQAWSANIFTLVSDVFPRKATASVVGIGGMIGAVSGIVADMALGSVLDSAGNTGYFWAFLLAGSCYLIILGLVHLLMPKMIPLDENLNLSKA, translated from the coding sequence ATGGATAAAACAAAAAAGATAGCAAACTATCGTTATCGAATTTTAGCATTACTAATGTTTGCTACAACAATTAATTATTTTGACAGAAGTATTATTGGAGTAATAGCACCTACTCTAGAAAAAATGTTTGGATGGACAAATAGTGATTATGCAAATATTATGATTTCTTTTAAAGTAGCTTATGCACTAGGTATGCTTTCTATGGGAGGATTAATAGATCGTTTAGGAACAAAAAAAGGATACACATTATCTATTGCAATATGGAGTTTTTTTGGAATGTTACACGCATTAGTAAGACCAGGATTTAGTATTATTGGTTTTGCTGCTGCAAGATTTGGTTTGGGGTTTGGTGAAGCAGGAAATTTTCCGGCAGCTATAAAAACAACTGCAGAATGGTTTCCAAAAAAAGATAGAGCTTTTGCTACTGGCTTATTTAATGCAGCTACAAGTATTGGTGCAATCTCAGCACCATTTGTAATTGGTTGGATTGTGCATGAAAATGGTAAAAATTGGCAAATTCCATTTTTAATTACAGGTGTTTTAAGCACAATTTGGATCTTTTTATGGTTAAAGATGTATAAAAAACCACAAGTACATCCAAAAGTAACAAAAGAAGAATTAGCCTATATTCAAAGTGATTCTGTAGTAGAAAATGAAGATAAATTACCTTGGAAAAGTGTTTTAAAAAAGCGTCAAACTTGGGCTTTTGGTTTAGCAAAAGTTACAGATGCAGTGTGGTGGTTCTATTTATTCTGGGGAGCAAAGTTTTTAGCAGATACTTTTGATGTAAATATTAAAAATATAGCTTTACCATTCTTTGTAATTTATCTTTTAGCAGATGGAGGTAGTATTTTTGGAGGTTATCTTTCTGGAGCGTTAATGCACAGAGGTTGGACCGTTAACAAAGCTAGAAAAGTTACGTTATTAATTTGTGCATTAATAATTCTACCAGTAAGTTTTGTTGCCATTACAGATAACAAATGGATTGCTGTTTTCTTAATTGGTTTAGGAGCAGCTGGTCATCAAGCTTGGTCTGCAAACATCTTTACATTGGTTTCTGATGTATTTCCAAGAAAAGCTACAGCATCTGTTGTTGGTATTGGTGGTATGATTGGAGCAGTTTCTGGTATTGTTGCAGATATGGCATTAGGATCTGTTTTAGATTCTGCAGGTAATACAGGTTATTTCTGGGCGTTTTTACTAGCAGGTTCTTGTTATTTAATTATTCTTGGTTTGGTTCATTTATTAATGCCAAAAATGATTCCACTAGACGAAAATTTAAATCTTTCTAAAGCATAG